The sequence TGGCCGCGGTGGCGGCACCGGTGCGTCCCCGCAACTGCTGCGGGATCACATCGCTGTGCCCACCATTGCCGCCCTGGCCCGGGCCCTTTGAATCGCAATGACCTGGCCAGCTGGCAGCGGCCCCTGGCGGAGCTGGCCCACATCGCCTGGAGCGGCAGCGGCGGCAACGACGAAGACGGGGGGCCTTGAGCCGACCCTGTGGTTCCGTTGGCCCGCTTCTGCAACAGGAACGACCTGGATCGATGCAGTCAGGCTCCAGCCCAAGTCATTGCCGTATCCATGTTTCAGCCAGGGCATAGTCAGCACCCTCGAAGAAACGCGTCTCAGCGTTCACGAATTGCTTGACCAGCTTTTCCGCCAGGGCCTGCCAGGCCTGGTTGCCCACCACCACCACCCGCCGGACGGCCCGTCGATGGTCCCGGATCAGAGCCAGGTGACGCCCCAGGGCACCGAGGCCGGCCCAGCCATCGAATTGGCGCAGATCCAACAGCAGTCGCACCCCATCGAGCCCCTGAAGTTCAGCATCGATGTTGGCTTCGACCCGGTCATAGACAAAACTCTCCAGCGTGCCGATGAGCTGCACCTGGATCACATCGCCGTGACGCTCCAGATGCATCGTGCCCAGCGATTCCGATAACCAACGGCGGGCCTCCTCAACGGACGCGTTGGCGAAGACACGCACGGGGCAGGGCATCACCAGGCTGAAGGCCGCCACGGCTGTGCGCACCCAGGCCAAGTCGGACACCAAAGCCAGCCGCTCAAAGCCATCCCAGTGCCGTAAGGCCTCCCGGCCGTCCGCCCAGGCGGCGCCCAGGTCGTAACCCTCAAAGCTGGGACCAAGCTGGGCGAGCAGCTTGAGGCGATCGTGCTGCGCCAGGGCGGTATCCAGAGCTGGGGTGAGCACGTGGTCATAATCGTCCGCGCTGATCTTCCCCTGGAAGGAAAAACCGAGGGTGCCTTCAGGCAGCCCGCTCATGCATTCGATCATGGGGAACCTCCTCATCGATGGTTCACTCCAACGGTAGCGAACACTACGCAATCTGACTACAGCCGCAGGGCTGTGCTCAGCAGCTCAAGGGGGGTTGCGAGGAGCCAGCTCACCTGCAACAGCACCAGGCTGAGCAGCGATTGCACCGCCATCGGCAAGCCAGCGCACCGCCACATGGTCTGAATCCACTCCCGCCTGAATGCCCAGGGGCCCAAGGCGTAGCCTCCCTGGCGGCGGAGCCTCGGCGAGGAGCTGGCCAAGCTTCTGTGCCGCAGTACGAGGACTGATCTCTAGCGGCAGAGGCAAGCCGAAAAAGCGATGCAGCTGCGCGAGTGTTGTCGCCGCATTGAACATCAGTAGCTGTTCTACAGGCAACCCGGGTGCTTCCGGGTCGGGATCGAACAGGCGATCAATCAAGGGCTGCAGCTTGGTGCGCATGGCCACGAAGACATGGTCGCCGGGTTCCAAGGCCGTGCTGCCGCGGGGCATGACCACCTCCCGGCCCCGCAGGATCAGGGTGACGAGCACGCCATCGGGCAGGGCCAGGTCGCGCAGGCGCTGGCCGGCCACCTGTGCCTTGGCTTTGACGGTGTAGTCGACGATCTCACCATCGACCTTGCGCAGGGCGTTGATCTCCACCGACAGGGCCGGCGTGGGATCAGCGGGCCGGCCGATGTGCAGCCATCGCGCCACCAGCGGCAGCGACCAGCCCTGGGTGATCGCCGAGAGCAGCACCACGAAGAACACCGCGTTGAAGATCAGCTGGCTCTGGGGAACACCGGCCATCAAGGGGAAAGTGGCCAGGGTGATCGGCACGGCCCCCTTGAGGCCCACCCAGGAGAGGAAGGTGAGTTCCCGCCGCCGGAAGCGGAACGGCCAGGCCGCCACACAGACCGCGATCGGCCGTGCCACCAGGATCAGCACCAGGGCAATCAACAGACCGTCCCAGGCCACCGCCAGCAGCCGGCTGGGAAAGCTGAGCAGCCCCAGCATCACGAACAACACGATCTGTCCCAGCCAGGCAGTGGCGTCGTGGAAGGAGAAGATTCCCCGCCGAAACACCAGCGAGCTGCTGCCGAGCACGATTCCGGCGACGTAAACCGCCAGGAAGCCGCTGCCCCCCAGCACGGCCGCCAGCCCGAAAGCCACCAGGCCGAAGGCGAGAGCCAGGAGGGGATAGAGGCCTGGGTAGTCGAGGTTGATGCGATTGATCGCCCAGGTGGCCAGGCGGCCCACGCCAACTCCAGCGAGGCTTCCCACGCCGAACTGGGCGAGAAACAGAAGGGCCAGTTCCTGGGCAGAGTCGGTGCGGCCGGTGATCACCCCGATCAGGCCCAGTGTGAGGAAGATCGCCATCGGGTCATTGGAGCCGCTCTCCACCTCAAGGGTGGAGATGAGCCGGTCAGGCAGCTTCAGGCCGCTGCTGCGCAGCACCGAGAACACGGCGGCGGCATCGGTGGAGCCGACGATGCTGCCCAGCAGTAGCCCCTGCAGGATGGGGAGCTTCAGCACCCAGGCCGCCGCAACACCCGTGAGCACTGAGGTGAGCAGCACCCCGAGGGTGGAGAGCGCCAGGGCCGGCCGCCATACCCGTCGCACTGAGGCCAGGGACGTGCGCAGGCCGCCGTCGAACAGGATCAGGGCGAGGGCGACGCTGCCGATGCTGTTGGCCAGGTCGTAGTTCTCGAAGGGGATGCGGCCGATCCCTTCTGATCCGGCCAGCATCCCCACCGCGAGGAAGAGCACCAGCACCGGCATCCCCAGCCGGGCAGAGAACTTGCTGGAGGCAATGCCCAGCAGCAGCAACACGCCGGCCAACAGCACGGCCAGATTGATCCACACACTCCCCATGCCCTGCCGATCCGTCTGAGGATCGCGCAACCTGGCCAGGAACGTCTCTCATTGGGTTGGGTTTCTGCCGTGGCCAGCACTTGGGCCGCGAATCCGAGACGCCAGCTCCTCAAGCTCGTTGGGTGGGCCACCGGCAGCGCGGCACTCTCGGTGGCCTGCCAATCCAGTCCTCCCTCCGAGTCCGCCGCGACTCAGGCCAGGGGTGAGCCGGGTGGTGCTGATTCGCACTGACGACCGGGCGGCTGGAACCCATCAGGCACTTGACTTGCTGCAGCCCCCAGGGCTGGAGGGCAACAGCGTGTTCCTCAAGCCGAATTCCAACACGGCGGATCCAGCGCCGGCTGCCACCGATCCGATCCTTCTGGAGGCCCTGGTGCTTGATGAACTGGAACGCGACGAATGGAGGCATGTTGCCGCTGAGGGCACCCACTGGCCCCGGGGGTACGCTTTTGCCCGCCCGGCTCTCGACGCCGGCGCCGTGGTGAACACCTGCTGCCTGAAGACCCATCGCTTCGGAGGGCAGTTCACCCTGTCCCTGAAGAACACGGTGGGACTGGTGGCTAAAACCGTGCCCGTAGATTCCCACAACTACATGGCCGACCTCCACTCCTCTCCCCATCAGCGGCGCATGATCGCTGAGGTGAACCAGGCCTGCACGCCAGCTCTGGTGCTTCTCGATGCGGTGGAAGCCTTCGTGGACGGTGGCCCTGACCGGGGCACAATCGCCAGGCCCAACGTGATTCTTGCCGGCACGGATCGGGTGGCGGTGGATGTGGTGGGGATCGCACTTCTGCGCCTGATGGGTACCACAGCCGCGCTGTCTCGTGGCTCGATCTGGGATCTGGAGCAGATTCAACGCGCTGTGGAGCTGAATCTGGGCGTCGACTCGGCGGAGCGGATCGACATCGTGACGGCCGATATGCCGGGCCAGACCATGGCTGATCAGCTTCGCCGGCTTCTTGACAAAGCCCCGCAAGCCTGACGTGACCCCGGAGGTCAGGCTCGATGCGCTGACCAGCGCCTACATCCGGCCAGCTTTGATGCCTTTTTTCACTTGTTCGATGGCCTCATCGATTAACTCAATGGCCTTTACACGGTGGCCGCCTTTGCCCGAACTGGCTTTCTCCAGGCTCTGCTTGGCCTCATTGAGGCTCGCCAGTGCAGCCTTCATGTTGGGCTGATTGGCCTGGGCGGGCAGGGCCAGCATCAGCGCCGCCGCGGCGCTGATGCTGGCGGTTGTAAGGGTGCCGATCGCCATGCGTTTCATGCTGTCTGTTGTGCTGCAGGAACCAAGGGGGCGCCAAGGCCCTGATTCAACGCTAACAGGATCCAGCGATCGCGCTCCAGCCCTGGGCAGGACACCTCACCTCAGGGCTGGCCGGGTTCCTCGCACTCCACAGCGCGGGAGAGTTCAGCCCGCGCCGCCATCACCGGCTGGGCCTTGGCCTTGAGCTGGGCGGCGGCCTCCTCGAGGGTGGTGTCCTTACTGCTGGCCACCTGGGCCACCTCGGAGCGGAAGGTTTTCAGCTGCTCTTGAAAGGCTTTGGTGCGCAGCTCCTCAAGCTTCTGCTCCGAGGCTTCAAGGTTGGTAATGGCTGTACCCAGGGCCCCTTCAGCCTCCTTGGCCTCTCCCACCGTGGAGGCGGGGGTCAGCTGGGCCACGGTGGTGAGGGCCTGGCTGACCTCAGTGAGCTGGGCGCAGATCTTGGCTTCGGTCTTCTCCTTGCGGGCGGCCATGTCCTGCTGTTGGCATGCGGTGGTGGCGAGGGCGAGCAGGCAGGCCGAAGCAAACAGGGAGGAGCGCATGAGATCGAAAATCGTTCATGGCGAACCTTAGCCCTGAGCGATGGAATGGTCTACCCAGCACTCTTGCCACGGCACTGGAGGGCCATGACATGGTTGATCACCTGAAGAGTCTTTCTGACGCCCGGCCCGGTTCCCATGCCGTTATTGAGCTGTGGAACAGCAAAACAATCAGGTGCCGTGAATCTGTTGATTTAGAGTTCAGGGCTGATAGTTTGCACCTGGCCATAAATCATTGATTTCATGGGCCTGATGTTGTTCACTAAAGCGTTCCCAGGTAATACCGTTCACGTCGGTATCCTCCGAGAATTCGAGTGCCGTAGAGTCTTCCCAGCCCAAATGCCTTAAAGTTCCTGCATCGTGGTCAGGGTCTTTTCGCACAGAAATGTTTAAAGATTCCGTTCGCCACAGTGCGTATTCGCCAGGAATGGTTGAGCATGGCTGAATCCCCAGGCGAGAAGAATAGTCAGCAATAGTTTCTTCTATTCTGTTTGTAGAAATGGCGATGTGAAATTTCTTCATGATTTTCCTGTTTTAGCGGTTCGCCTCACCGGACGTTGGTTGCATATGCAACTCAGACAAACGTATTGGCACGTTCCGGTGCGGCGCGTTTGTTAGGGTATGCGAGCTTGCGAGAAGCAATAGAATTCATTATGCTATTTATATAGGCCAGTTCATTTGAATCGCATGCGGGCGCAACAGCGGCACTCGCCCCCAGAAATCCTGAAGACGTTTTAAATGAGGCAGGGGAAGCAAGGTCGAGGCTTGTGAGCTATTCCACGCATCTACTAATTGAATTAACGTCTCTTGAACCGTTTGAGTCGTCTTAATTGGATCAGCACCAGCACGCTTAGCAAGTAACTCGAATCTTTCTAATTCTAAAGCGAACCAGTTTTTTGTACCTGCCAGCTTAAGAGCAAGCTCAGAGCTTAGCTCTGGCCATGCAATTGTGCAGACCTGATCGTACATGGGTGCAAGGCTTGGTTGCTGCTTATTCAAATAGAGAAAAGACCAGTTCTTTAGATGAGCGTCTGCATTTCCAGAGGCAATGACAAATGTTAGGCGGCGAATGAATTCATAGTATGCTTCACAACCAAGAAGTTGCTTGACTAATCCGCCACACTGTTCATACTTTATGTGGTCATATTTAAGTTGTGGACGCAAGTTAGCAACCTGGGCAAAGTCCTCTTGATGAATGCGCAGTCCTTCATGCCTGTCGTACCGTCGGATTACAAAAACATGATTTCCAAAGTCAGTATGTTTTTTCAGCGAAATGCTAACCGTACTGGCATCTTGTAAGTAACATTCAGGCACGTCAAACCCAGCAGACATCGCCCACTGCATCATGGCATATTCATTCTCGACGGTAAACGGAAAGCGGGCTGAGCCTAGCTTGACAATCCATTCACCATCTTGATTGCTTGCAGGCAGAGTTATCCTGTCTGGTTCGCGCAGAACAGAGAATTTCATTTGGACACCAGCTAATGAAAATCGAAGACCAGGGTCACTATTTAGTATATTATCATGATCTGTTTCATATGCAGAGACTTCTAAGTCTTCTTGAACTGGTAAATCATCTCCATCTACACTAACGATCTCCACTGCGCCAGGCAAGTCACGCCCAACAGCCCCTAATAGAGCCAGATCGTCACCCGGACTAACTCCTAGGCTATCTTCGATAAGATTCCGTAGTGCACCATGCTCCGGAACTAAATTCGCAAAAAAGGAAGGAAGCGAACGATTCTTTCCATAGTAAGATCGGGAGAGATCATCCTCAAAAGCCTGGCTTAGTACAGGACGATCAGTCATTGACAAATAGGACTCAGTGAAGCGAAAAGCGATCTGCCCTTTTGTAGTCTGGCTCAAATATCCAATTATCTTTCCATGAAGACCGACTCCCAAAGTGACTGTCACTCCTCTTCTCCTGTTTGTTGTAAGATGTATTTAATGCTTGGTCGGTCATTCATGTCCCAAGCAGCCAAGCGTGAACCAAAGGATTCAACTGCCTCTATAAGAAGCTCACCCCGGCATGA is a genomic window of Cyanobium sp. NS01 containing:
- a CDS encoding STAS/SEC14 domain-containing protein, with translation MSGLPEGTLGFSFQGKISADDYDHVLTPALDTALAQHDRLKLLAQLGPSFEGYDLGAAWADGREALRHWDGFERLALVSDLAWVRTAVAAFSLVMPCPVRVFANASVEEARRWLSESLGTMHLERHGDVIQVQLIGTLESFVYDRVEANIDAELQGLDGVRLLLDLRQFDGWAGLGALGRHLALIRDHRRAVRRVVVVGNQAWQALAEKLVKQFVNAETRFFEGADYALAETWIRQ
- a CDS encoding potassium/proton antiporter; translation: MRDPQTDRQGMGSVWINLAVLLAGVLLLLGIASSKFSARLGMPVLVLFLAVGMLAGSEGIGRIPFENYDLANSIGSVALALILFDGGLRTSLASVRRVWRPALALSTLGVLLTSVLTGVAAAWVLKLPILQGLLLGSIVGSTDAAAVFSVLRSSGLKLPDRLISTLEVESGSNDPMAIFLTLGLIGVITGRTDSAQELALLFLAQFGVGSLAGVGVGRLATWAINRINLDYPGLYPLLALAFGLVAFGLAAVLGGSGFLAVYVAGIVLGSSSLVFRRGIFSFHDATAWLGQIVLFVMLGLLSFPSRLLAVAWDGLLIALVLILVARPIAVCVAAWPFRFRRRELTFLSWVGLKGAVPITLATFPLMAGVPQSQLIFNAVFFVVLLSAITQGWSLPLVARWLHIGRPADPTPALSVEINALRKVDGEIVDYTVKAKAQVAGQRLRDLALPDGVLVTLILRGREVVMPRGSTALEPGDHVFVAMRTKLQPLIDRLFDPDPEAPGLPVEQLLMFNAATTLAQLHRFFGLPLPLEISPRTAAQKLGQLLAEAPPPGRLRLGPLGIQAGVDSDHVAVRWLADGGAIAAQPGAVAGELAPRNPP
- a CDS encoding DUF362 domain-containing protein gives rise to the protein MLQPPGLEGNSVFLKPNSNTADPAPAATDPILLEALVLDELERDEWRHVAAEGTHWPRGYAFARPALDAGAVVNTCCLKTHRFGGQFTLSLKNTVGLVAKTVPVDSHNYMADLHSSPHQRRMIAEVNQACTPALVLLDAVEAFVDGGPDRGTIARPNVILAGTDRVAVDVVGIALLRLMGTTAALSRGSIWDLEQIQRAVELNLGVDSAERIDIVTADMPGQTMADQLRRLLDKAPQA
- a CDS encoding type II toxin-antitoxin system HipA family toxin → MTVTLGVGLHGKIIGYLSQTTKGQIAFRFTESYLSMTDRPVLSQAFEDDLSRSYYGKNRSLPSFFANLVPEHGALRNLIEDSLGVSPGDDLALLGAVGRDLPGAVEIVSVDGDDLPVQEDLEVSAYETDHDNILNSDPGLRFSLAGVQMKFSVLREPDRITLPASNQDGEWIVKLGSARFPFTVENEYAMMQWAMSAGFDVPECYLQDASTVSISLKKHTDFGNHVFVIRRYDRHEGLRIHQEDFAQVANLRPQLKYDHIKYEQCGGLVKQLLGCEAYYEFIRRLTFVIASGNADAHLKNWSFLYLNKQQPSLAPMYDQVCTIAWPELSSELALKLAGTKNWFALELERFELLAKRAGADPIKTTQTVQETLIQLVDAWNSSQASTLLPLPHLKRLQDFWGRVPLLRPHAIQMNWPI